In Akkermansia muciniphila ATCC BAA-835, the genomic stretch CGGACGCCGTTCCTTCTGGAGATCGCTCAGCTTGGTGAGGACTTTTCCCTTCCCCACCACTGTTCCCAAAGCCACCTGGGTATTGCCGGCAACCAGAGCCACTACGGACTGCCCCACCGGAACAGCCACCTTGTCCCATTCCCGGAAAATCTCCTTGGCCTGGCTGTCCAGCACGCTTTTGTCCTCCGGGGCAATCATCTGCTCCGGAGGCAGCGGGGAAGCTATTTCCTGGGCATACGCGGAAGCCGCCGCAAATGCCGCCCATAAATATTTCATCATCATCCTTGAGTTTGTTCCTGGTATTTCAGGCCGGACATCAGGTCGCCGCGCCTGCCGAATGTAAGATCCGCCTTGTAAGCCGTACCTTTCCTCACCACCACCAATGGAACGGTTTCCCCCGGACGGTGCCTGCCCAGTTCACGGAGCATATCCCGCACGGAACGCAGGCTCCGGCTGTCCATATGGGTAATGACGTCCCCCGGCTGGATGCCGGCGGTATCCGCCGGAGAATTCACCACAACGTCTTCCACCACCACGCCGTCCACGCCCAGCACATCCATCATGGCAAACCCGAGCACAGGAGATTCGGGGTCCGCCATGGGATGAAGGCCCAGCTGGCCCCAATGCCTGCCGGAGAGCAGTTTGTCCCAGTCTCTCCTGAAAACGGAAACAGGGACATGGTTGTTGATTTTCAACATAGGGCCAATGGAGGAATGGATGCCAACCAACTTGCCGGACAGGTCAAAGAGGGGACCGCCGGAATCTCCGCCAATCAGCGTACATTCCGAAATAAGGAAGCGCTGCTTTCCGTCCGTGCACAATCTTCCCATGCGGATGGGCGCGCGGCGTTCCGGGTCAAATCCCTTGGAATGGCCCAGAGCCACCACAAAATCCCCCACATGAAGACCGTCGGATTCCCCCAGTTCCACATGAGGATAGTTTCCTCCGTCCATGATTTGCACCATGGCGGCATCCCGCGTGAAGTTGGCGCCCAGCACCCGTCCCTTTACCACGCGCCCGTCGGCAAAGACCACACGCATGATTTCATCGCCGCCCACGACGTGGGCCGCCGTCAAAATCAGGCCCCGCGGAGAGACAATGACGCCGCTGCCCGTCTCTCCCCCGTCGGAAACC encodes the following:
- a CDS encoding S1C family serine protease yields the protein MADLQKHVHEVASRVTAATVALVSDGGETGSGVIVSPRGLILTAAHVVGGDEIMRVVFADGRVVKGRVLGANFTRDAAMVQIMDGGNYPHVELGESDGLHVGDFVVALGHSKGFDPERRAPIRMGRLCTDGKQRFLISECTLIGGDSGGPLFDLSGKLVGIHSSIGPMLKINNHVPVSVFRRDWDKLLSGRHWGQLGLHPMADPESPVLGFAMMDVLGVDGVVVEDVVVNSPADTAGIQPGDVITHMDSRSLRSVRDMLRELGRHRPGETVPLVVVRKGTAYKADLTFGRRGDLMSGLKYQEQTQG